Below is a genomic region from Persicimonas caeni.
GATACTCGAACTCTTGGGGCCTCGCCCTACTCTGGCGGTCGACGAGATGGGGCCGGACGCGCTCGCCGGCGAGCTCGGTGAATTTGTGTATCGCATGACGAAGGGAGCCGACGTCGTCGATCTGCTGATCGCAATTCGGAAGGTTCAAAGCGAGTACGGCTCGCTGGAAGCAGCGTATGCGAGCGCGCCCGAAGATGACCATTTGTCGCGGGCGAGCTTTCTGGTGCAGAAGCTACGCGCCGCTCGCGTCCGCGATGAATTCGTGCGCGGTCTGCGCTACCTCTTGCCGGATCCGGCAGACGGGAGCACGTGCAAGCGGCTGCATCTCTTCTTTCGCTGGATGGGGCGCGGGCCCGATGGCATCGACTTGGGAACCTGGGAGGTGCTCGACCCCGCCGACCTGATCATGCCGCTCGACACGCACACCAGTCGACTCTGTCGCTACATCGGGCTATGCGATCGCAAGAGCACAGATCTTAAAGCAGCACTCGAAGTTACCGAGTCGCTCCGCATGATGGACGCCGACGACCCGCTCAAATACGACTTTGCGCTATGTCATTTGGGGATTTCGGGAAGCTGCATCCACAAGCGCTCCGAGGAGCATTGTCCGAGCTGCCCGATCGAGAGTGTTTGCACGCTGTGACTACCGAAGCGTGATCACCTGCACGTCGAACCACTTCACGCCCATGACGAAGTGAGCGCCCGTGAGGCCGAGCACGGTCGTGGCGACGAAGATGAGCAGAAAGAAGCAGGCCAGTTCGTACCAGCTTCGGCCTTTGGAGAGCACGGCGACCACCGCGAGAGTCGTGAAGAACGAGATCGCCAAGACCCAGAGCATCAGCAGCGGCTGCACCGTGGTGATGATGGTATAGGGTTCGAAACTACTGCTGTTCATGTCCGGCCTTCAGGTGTCCGTACTTGCGACCGATCGACTGCAAATTGAAGAAGTTGATCGTGAAGTGTGCCAGTATCGGGGCGAGCACGTTTCCAGTGTACAGGTACATCCAGCCAAAGCCAGCACCGAGTACGACCGCCATGGCCGTCCAGGGCCAGAACTTCTTGATGTCCGGGCCGACGTGCATCAGTCCGAAGATGAGGCTTGCTGCGATGAGACCCGCCCAGTCGGCCCAGGCGCCGCTGAAGACGGCCTCGGTAAGGATCTGCTGGAGGAATCCGCGAAAGAGCAATTCTTCGCCGACGCCGCTGGCGAGCGCAAAGATGAACGCGTCACCGGTGCTCAGAGGCCCGAGGGTGCGTCCGAACTCGCGCCCGAGTTCCCTGGCCCACTCGGCTTTACGGTCGAGCACGTTGCTCGCCAGAACGACGACGATGCCGACGGCGACGCCGAGCACGGCGTCGAAGTAGACCGATGTGTCGTTGGCGTCGTGCCACACGAGTAGGTTGATGTCGCCGAAGATGCTCGCCAGCACCCAGGCCAACACGCCCAAAAAGGCGTAGAACGCGACGACAAATCCTACCGTGATACTTTTGTTCATGGGTGCGGCTCGTTTCGGAGGTCAGTCGGCGGGCGTCTCGGAGTCTTCCTCGCCCAACAAAGCGTCAGCCTCACGTTCCAAGCTCGGCTTACGGATCTGACCGCGGAAGCGAATCGTGGCCTTCTCGACCGGATAGAGCCGCCAGTCGACATGAAAGCGTTCCTGCCGGTCCTGGCGGAAAAATTCGTAGAGCTGCAGCTTCAAGAACTCGAGGGCGAGTTCCAAGAACCGCTCCGGGCTGTCGAGCTTCTCGGCCTTTTGGTCGGCCGCCAAGATCGACGCCTCGAGATCGAGGCGAAACGACTCGTCGGCGGAGGTCACCGCGATGGTGCCGTACACGTAGTCCTCGGACTGCTCGGCGTCGAGCTCCAGGCTTTCGCCGGGTTTCAAGAACGCAGAGAAGCGGGCGGTGAGCGCCTGACGAATGAGCTGCTTTTGGCGCGGCGCGAGCAATTCGACCTCGCGCTCGCCCTGCGATGTGGTGTTCTTACTGCTGGTCATAGTCGTCGAGCTTGTAAACGCGTCATTGAACGAGATGTAATCACGGTGGACTCGGCTGTCACGCCGCAAGGAGTCTGTCAAGGGCAACGTCTGTCGAGGCGTGGGTGTTCCGAGGGGCCTCAAGAAGTGAGGCGTTCGGAGATATCGGCGGCCACGGTGTCGAAGCCCGGGGTCGCCCACAGGCGCGCGGTGCGCTGGGAGTCGACCCGCTCCATCTCGAGGATCAGTCCCTCGCGAGGCCACGCCTCGGGGATGCGGTCGAGCCACTCGACACAGGTGATGGCGAAACCCGATTCGGCGTAGTCCCAGTAGCCGATCGACTCGAGCTCGTCGTAGGTCTCGAGCCTGTACAGGTCGACGTGGACCACCGGCGGGTCGGTCTCGTACTCGTTGAGGAGTGTGTAGGTGGGGCTGGTCGCCTCGGCGTCGGGGGCCAGCGTGCGCACCAGCGACTGGACCAGCGTGGTCTTGCCGGCGCCCAGGTTGCCGATCAGCCCGACAAACGCGCCGGCGTCCAGGCTCTGGGCGAGCGCCCTGCCCAGCCGACGCGTGACTTCTTCGTCGCTCAGGTCGAGGACCAGAGCCGGACTTTCGGGCAGGCCGAACGCCTGCGGGTCAAATTGGGGAGCGTCCATGAGAATGGTCGACTAGCCGTGGTGGAAGCCGGGACGCGCGTCGGCGGGACGCGCCTCGTAGTCATCTTGGCGCACGCCGAAGAGGCGCTCGACGTCGATGAAGTAGCGCTCCTCCTCGGTGGTCACCGACACGTAGTCGGTCGTAAAGCTGATGCGGCGCACGCGGTTGACGGGCATCAACGAGTCGCCGGCCTGCAAAAGCAGCGTGACGCGTTTGCCGGTCGGGATGAGAAGATCGCCGCCTTCCTTTTCGGCGTCGAATTGCTCGACGAGAATTTCTTCGAGAACTTCTGGAGTCATTTTTTATCCTTTATAAATTTCGAGTCATTGTACGCGAAGCGGGAACGTGACGCCCTTGTTGCTCACAGCGCCATGCTCCGGGAACTTCATCGAGCGGAAGCGACGCTTGAGGCACTGGCCGACCGGGCGGTTCGAGTATTTGCCCTCGCGAATCTTCACGCCACCGGTGGTACCCGACGGACGGATGAAGAACTGCACGGTCACACCCTTGAAGGATCGGTTGCTCTTGAGCTCCTGCATGATGCAGCCGCGAAGCTGGCCGAAGTTCGACATGATGATCTGGTTGATCTCGTAGTCGCTCAGGTGCTTCGAGGAGCCGGACATGCTGCCCATGTCGACCTCGGTGACCCCGCTACCGCCCCCAGAGCCGCTTCGGCGCTTGCCTCCGCGCTTTTTGGAGCGGCGCTTGATCTTGCGCGCGATTTCTTCCTCGCTTGCTTCGGGGTTGAAGATACTTGCCATCAGGTCTTTGTCCACCGCGACGGTCTGAAAGTCTTTGGGCGGCGGCAAGAACTTGTAGTCCATCGAGGCGAAGGCCTTCTCCATCGGCAGTGGCTCGGGGTCCGGCAGATTGAGGTACCAGATCACCTGCACGACGAGGACGACGACGCCGACGGCGACGCCGATCATGAGGCCCACGGAGGCGCCCTTCTTGACCTTTCGCTCCAGCTCGGCGCGGGCCTCGGCTTCGCGGCGGCGGCGCTCTTCACGCTTGGGGATATACTCCTCGACCTCGGCGCGGAACTCGTCCATTTCGCCCAGATCGACGCGATCTTGGGTGACGCGGTCGAGGACCTGCGTGTACTCGTCGATGTCGTCGGCGTAGAGCTGGTCGAGAACTTGCTGCTTTGTGAAGGGACCGTAGTCGAGGCCGTCCTTTTGGACGAGATAGCGCTCTTCGCCGTCGCTGTCGGCTTCGTCGTCGCCAAAGCCGGGCAAGTCGATGTCGAACAGGTCGCTGTCCTCGTCGCCCACGGCGCTGGGGCTATCGTCTTCGACGGCCGGCTCGATCGGGAGGCATCCCTCGGGAGGCGGTCCGCCCAGGGTCTCACCGGCTTCGCGAGCGGCGTCTTCGAAGGTGTCGCGGAAGACCCGCACGCTAGCGGGCCGGTTGGCCGGCGACGAATCGATACACGAAGCGATCAGGTTGACCAGCGAAGGCGGGTATTTGCCCATGCCGTCGAGAGCCAAGTGTCGCGCGCGCTTGCGGTCGTTCGGCAGCCCATTTTCGCTCAACAATTCAGCGGCGATCATGCCGAGGCTGAACAGATCGGCCGACGGCTTCAGGTCGGTCGGGTTCTGCGCGGCTTCCGGAGCCACGTAGATGCTGTCGACAAAGGGGCCAGTGCCCTTTTGCTGGGCAAGATACTCTCCAGCGATGCGGTCGAAGGTCAGGTTGCCGACCTTCACCACGCCTTTGTGGCTCAGGTAGATGTTGTACGGGGTCAGCACGCCGTGGGTGGTGCGCTTGTGGACCTCTTCGAGGGCATCACAGGCGTGCGCCAAGATGGTGAAGACATCGCGCAGCGCCAGCGTATCGCCGGCTTCACGTCGCTGAGCGACCACGCGCGAGACGCTCGAGCCGCGCACGTACTCCATGGCAACGAACATCTCGTCTTTGCCCGTCTTGCCCATGCCCAAAATCTTGGTCAGATTTTGGTGGCGGATGGAGCTGGCGACCTTGATGCGCTCGCGGAGCTTTCCAAAGGCCTCATCCCCCGGATAGGGCATCGACAAGACCTTGATGACGACCTGGCTGTCCTTGCCCTTTTCGTCACACAGGTAACTGATGGCGCCATCGGAGCTTCCCAAGTAGCGCTGGACGACGAACGCGCCGCCGACGGTGTCGCCGGTGCGAAGCGTGGTCGGCTCGGCCGGCGCCTCGGTGGCGTTGCGCACGCCCGGCGCGCGTTTGCTCATCGCTGGGCTCGGCGGTGGACCGGGAGGGCCCGACGGGGGCCCTGACGGCGGCCCCCCCTGAGGACCGGCGGGCCGCTTGGATGGCGGGCCCGCAGCCTTTGACTGCGTGGGCTTGGGGACGACCGGCTGGTCAGCGCCTTTATTGTTCGAGTCACTCATGAGCTCTTCAGGTCCTACTGCTGCTCGCCTTGTTGCCGCCCAGCATCTTGCTGCTGGTCGTGCTGCTGCTGGTCGTGCAGGCTGCCGCCGTCTGCGTCTGTCTCTTCGTCAGCCGAGGGCTGCTCCGGCTTATCCGCCGCTTGCCCTTCCGGCTTTGGCTCTTGTGCATCTTTCGGAGCCGGCTCCGATGCCTTTTGCTCGAGCGGCAGGTCGACATACCAGCGGTCGCCGCCCCAGATCATAGTCGCCTCACCTTCGCGGCCGTCGTGATAAACAAGCTCGAGGGTCACTTTTTGACCCTTGTCAGGCTTGGTCTCGAGCGGCTCTGCCAGATCGATATCCTTGATGTCGTACGGGTTATCGACCCGCCCGACCACCAGCATGTCGGCCTTGGCGGGCATGTCCTGCGCGTCGAGTTTGCCCTCGAGTTCATCGAGCGGCTTCGTCAGCACCTGACGGTCTTCCGGCGTGATCGTCTCGAAGGCAGTTTCGTATTCTCCGCGGTACCAATCCATCAAGAAATTCTCGAAGGAGGCGGCCGGGCCGGGCTCGTCCCAGGTGCTCTCTTTCTCGCACCCGGAGCCCGCAACGCTCACCGCGAGGGCGAGCATCATCGCGAGGACAACAAACTCGTCTGGAAAAATGCGTCTAAGCACTTTGTAAGCCTACCCTTGCGTGAATAAGATCGTCAAGATAGCAGCCGGTGCGGCCGAGCGCAGCTACGCTCACAATTCTTCATCCGGATCGGGCACTTCCACCGTCTGGGGCAACTGCTCATCGATCTCGAGTCCCTCGGGCACGAAAGTCTCGTCGAGAGCATCGGCGAACTCCGACGCGCCGCCAAGTAGCGCATCGTCGAGCAACGCGTCGACGTTGGCCGAGATTCCGTCGACGGGCCACGCGTGGCCACTTCCCTTATCGACGTCCATAAACGCGAACCGGCCGCCGCGGGCTTCGCTGAGCCCACGAATCAAGCGTACGGCACGCTCACGCCGCGCGTGTGCGAGGTCGTCCACCCCGACGAGCTGATCCTCGCGAAGTTGCATGAGAATCGGCGCGCCCAGCTCGTCGTTCAACGACTGCGCGAGCCGCTCATAAACCTCGTGGGCAATGCGGCCCTGCTCGAGCAAAATCTCGAGAAGAAGCGCGTCGTCGTCGCCCGACAGATTCTCGATGTCATCGAGTACCCCTCCATTGAGGTAAAGCACGTAGTCGTCGTCGCCAACGGAAAGTTCGAGTCGGCCTCTCAACTGACGGTCGCGTACCGTATTCAAGAGTGCCTCCAGATCGAGCGAGCTCAGGTCACCGCTGAAGCCCCGGCTGCCAGGAATTCGCTCGACTTCGGCGGCGGCTGCGCTCAGCCCGTCGGTGAAGATCGCGCGCAGGACTCGTCGCATATGGTCGGCCCGATCTCGCGGGCGAGCGGCCAGGCCGATGCGGCCCCACGAATTCGCCAGCAACTTGGCGACGCTCTCGATTTGTCGCTCGAGCTGCGGCGGAAGTTGAGCCACCGAGCCGTGCGAGGAGGGAGCGTCGTCGACCGGCGGCTCGGGAAACGGGCCCTCCTCGGAGACCTCGTCGAGCACACTGTCGGGCGCCATCACCGCGGGCGCGTCGGGCATCGTTTGGCTCAACGTGGGGCTTCGAAGCTGCTCGGGCGCCTCGACGATCGGCTCTTCCCAATCGAACTCGTCTTCAGCAACACTCGCCCGCTCCACTTCGCCGATAAACGACCCTCCGGCCGCCAACTCTTCGTGGACGTCTTCCAGGTCCTCGACGTCGAGCACAATGCTGCTGGAGGTGTCGATCTCGAGAAACTCGGCGCCCTCCTCTGCGTTCAGGTCGTGGGTGTCCATGAGCGCAGCGTCGAACTCGTCTTGGTCGTCCTGTCCCTCGGATTTCGGAGGAGCGCTCAAGGCTCCTTTTTCGAGGCCGAGCTCCTCTTCGAGCTTTTCGGCGTCTTCGAGGGTCAACCGCTGCGTCTCCGGGGTCGAATCTTCGTGCAGCCCCGGATACGCGGAGTCCAAGCCGGAAGCTGGGGCGGCTTCGTTGAGCCCGAGCAGATTGCGACACTGGGCGATGAAGCTGCTCGGCGAGAACGGCCGCTCGAGCCAATTGTCCTGCGCGTGCGACTCTCGTGACGGGCGCAACCCGCATACGAGCACCGGACGGTCCTCGGCGGTGTAGCTCGTCTGCAGCAGTTCGACCTCCTCGAGGCCGCTGTCGACGTCGACGATCAACAAATCGGCGAGCTCTTCATCGGCCTCCCCCATGACTTCAAAGCCCGATTCTTCGAGGGCTTCGGCCATCAAACGCCGGACGGTGGCGTTGCCCTCCCTCAGCTGGATTCGATGCGCTGTCGTCTCACTCATCGGTGCACTCTCCGAACAAAGAAACGGCCGACACGTACACTCGTGCCGGCCGTTTCTACTGTGTCACAATCGCGGCGATTAGGCTACTTCTGAGCCACGGCAGCCACGTTGTTCTCAAGCCACGCTCGCAGAAGCTTCATGCGGTAGTGGTCGAGCTTGTAAGCTCCGCCCTTGTCCTTCTCGTCTTCGAGAAGTTTGTCGATGGTGTCGACCATACTCTTGGTCGGCACGCGGTAGGCGGCGAAGGTGAGCACTTCACGCACTTCGAGGTTGTCGTGGGCCAGATTCTTGGCGACGACCGGGCCTGCTGCCTGTGGCGGCAGACGGCTCAGCTCGTAGGCGGCCTTCTTGGCGACGACTTTGTCCTTGCTGGCGAGCAGCTTACCGAAGCAGTCGGCCTGGTCGGCGGGCTTGCCCTTGGCCAAGCACTTGCCGCCCTCCTTGATGGCCGGGATGAAGCTCTCGTACTTCTTCTTGAGCTCCTTCTCCTTGGTGTTCTTGATCAGCGCCACGAGCCCGTCGAGGCCGTCGGCGTCGGTCAGGTAGGCGTAGGCCTGTGCCATCATCCAATTGAACTGGTAACGGTCCGTGATCGGCATCTCGCGCGGGGTGCCCTGCACCTGAACGGCGAGCTTCTCGAGGTCGGTGATCACGCCCTTTTCGGCCATCTCGAGCAGCGCGTCGGTGCCCGCGCGGTCACCCAGGCGGACCAGCGAGAACGCGGCGTCCTGGCGCAGCTGCAGCTCGACCTGGTAGTCGGTGATCTCGTCCCACTCTTCTTCGATCTTCTCCTTCTTGACGATGCCGGCGAGCACCTCGGTGGCTTTCTTGTCGCCGATATCGCCCAGGCCGTTGATGATCTCGCTGGTGGCCTGCGCCTCGGTCACGCGCCACTGGATGGCGTGCTGACCGGAGAGCTGCTCGGGGGCTTCCTTGGTCGAGTTGAGGTCGGCCAAAAACGGCTCGACGGCCTTGGAGGTCTTCAGCCCGCCCAAACGCACCGCGGCGACCGCCTTGGTGCGGTTGGCCGGGAACGAGAAGTTCGGCGGCTTGTTGTACTTGAGGAGCAGGTCTTGGACCTCCTTG
It encodes:
- a CDS encoding TIGR02757 family protein produces the protein MLDEQQAQKLKPLLEELMRECDYVERRRHDPVEFAWEYKERLDRELVALLSSCLAYGRVELLKAGVKVILELLGPRPTLAVDEMGPDALAGELGEFVYRMTKGADVVDLLIAIRKVQSEYGSLEAAYASAPEDDHLSRASFLVQKLRAARVRDEFVRGLRYLLPDPADGSTCKRLHLFFRWMGRGPDGIDLGTWEVLDPADLIMPLDTHTSRLCRYIGLCDRKSTDLKAALEVTESLRMMDADDPLKYDFALCHLGISGSCIHKRSEEHCPSCPIESVCTL
- a CDS encoding CPBP family intramembrane glutamic endopeptidase, with the translated sequence MNKSITVGFVVAFYAFLGVLAWVLASIFGDINLLVWHDANDTSVYFDAVLGVAVGIVVVLASNVLDRKAEWARELGREFGRTLGPLSTGDAFIFALASGVGEELLFRGFLQQILTEAVFSGAWADWAGLIAASLIFGLMHVGPDIKKFWPWTAMAVVLGAGFGWMYLYTGNVLAPILAHFTINFFNLQSIGRKYGHLKAGHEQQ
- the tsaE gene encoding tRNA (adenosine(37)-N6)-threonylcarbamoyltransferase complex ATPase subunit type 1 TsaE: MDAPQFDPQAFGLPESPALVLDLSDEEVTRRLGRALAQSLDAGAFVGLIGNLGAGKTTLVQSLVRTLAPDAEATSPTYTLLNEYETDPPVVHVDLYRLETYDELESIGYWDYAESGFAITCVEWLDRIPEAWPREGLILEMERVDSQRTARLWATPGFDTVAADISERLTS
- a CDS encoding protein kinase domain-containing protein, whose amino-acid sequence is MSKRAPGVRNATEAPAEPTTLRTGDTVGGAFVVQRYLGSSDGAISYLCDEKGKDSQVVIKVLSMPYPGDEAFGKLRERIKVASSIRHQNLTKILGMGKTGKDEMFVAMEYVRGSSVSRVVAQRREAGDTLALRDVFTILAHACDALEEVHKRTTHGVLTPYNIYLSHKGVVKVGNLTFDRIAGEYLAQQKGTGPFVDSIYVAPEAAQNPTDLKPSADLFSLGMIAAELLSENGLPNDRKRARHLALDGMGKYPPSLVNLIASCIDSSPANRPASVRVFRDTFEDAAREAGETLGGPPPEGCLPIEPAVEDDSPSAVGDEDSDLFDIDLPGFGDDEADSDGEERYLVQKDGLDYGPFTKQQVLDQLYADDIDEYTQVLDRVTQDRVDLGEMDEFRAEVEEYIPKREERRRREAEARAELERKVKKGASVGLMIGVAVGVVVLVVQVIWYLNLPDPEPLPMEKAFASMDYKFLPPPKDFQTVAVDKDLMASIFNPEASEEEIARKIKRRSKKRGGKRRSGSGGGSGVTEVDMGSMSGSSKHLSDYEINQIIMSNFGQLRGCIMQELKSNRSFKGVTVQFFIRPSGTTGGVKIREGKYSNRPVGQCLKRRFRSMKFPEHGAVSNKGVTFPLRVQ
- a CDS encoding nuclear transport factor 2 family protein, which translates into the protein MMLALAVSVAGSGCEKESTWDEPGPAASFENFLMDWYRGEYETAFETITPEDRQVLTKPLDELEGKLDAQDMPAKADMLVVGRVDNPYDIKDIDLAEPLETKPDKGQKVTLELVYHDGREGEATMIWGGDRWYVDLPLEQKASEPAPKDAQEPKPEGQAADKPEQPSADEETDADGGSLHDQQQHDQQQDAGRQQGEQQ
- a CDS encoding DUF4388 domain-containing protein, which translates into the protein MSETTAHRIQLREGNATVRRLMAEALEESGFEVMGEADEELADLLIVDVDSGLEEVELLQTSYTAEDRPVLVCGLRPSRESHAQDNWLERPFSPSSFIAQCRNLLGLNEAAPASGLDSAYPGLHEDSTPETQRLTLEDAEKLEEELGLEKGALSAPPKSEGQDDQDEFDAALMDTHDLNAEEGAEFLEIDTSSSIVLDVEDLEDVHEELAAGGSFIGEVERASVAEDEFDWEEPIVEAPEQLRSPTLSQTMPDAPAVMAPDSVLDEVSEEGPFPEPPVDDAPSSHGSVAQLPPQLERQIESVAKLLANSWGRIGLAARPRDRADHMRRVLRAIFTDGLSAAAAEVERIPGSRGFSGDLSSLDLEALLNTVRDRQLRGRLELSVGDDDYVLYLNGGVLDDIENLSGDDDALLLEILLEQGRIAHEVYERLAQSLNDELGAPILMQLREDQLVGVDDLAHARRERAVRLIRGLSEARGGRFAFMDVDKGSGHAWPVDGISANVDALLDDALLGGASEFADALDETFVPEGLEIDEQLPQTVEVPDPDEEL
- a CDS encoding HEAT repeat domain-containing protein is translated as MNLALLKTTAGRKLAAALVALCLVPALTACEQPDWENPDYISKRLMEDDPTGRTLALQKLGELDEEAKKKVAPALAKVYLDGGQNQKDAMQILVQLRVPEAKDAYMKEVQENATGYASAAASALGEAGVKEAIPDMIALYKSSDDNELKQGLLQAFAHMPDPQMVGLLTETLNLDVDNYPIALHAYSCEVMGEIAQKTPQSIDEPAKQALVKGLFLGNMKGQNVSKECGLAVQQLGSPAVPLLIQTFKGENKEVQDLLLKYNKPPNFSFPANRTKAVAAVRLGGLKTSKAVEPFLADLNSTKEAPEQLSGQHAIQWRVTEAQATSEIINGLGDIGDKKATEVLAGIVKKEKIEEEWDEITDYQVELQLRQDAAFSLVRLGDRAGTDALLEMAEKGVITDLEKLAVQVQGTPREMPITDRYQFNWMMAQAYAYLTDADGLDGLVALIKNTKEKELKKKYESFIPAIKEGGKCLAKGKPADQADCFGKLLASKDKVVAKKAAYELSRLPPQAAGPVVAKNLAHDNLEVREVLTFAAYRVPTKSMVDTIDKLLEDEKDKGGAYKLDHYRMKLLRAWLENNVAAVAQK